A region of Arabidopsis thaliana chromosome 5, partial sequence DNA encodes the following proteins:
- a CDS encoding Alg9-like mannosyltransferase family encodes MANWFIFFCLNRTFSNCLETVLTIMGLYYWPCIRDSSIDYPVNRKWGLVIAALACAIRPTSAVIWLYVGMLELFLTPNKVKFIILEVIPIGSLVLGFTCLLDRLMYGSWVIVPLNFLKFNFLSSGGDYYGTHPWHWYFTQGFLVMLFTFTPFSIAGIIKSKNQKLSALILWVLAIYSILGHKEFRFVLPVLPIALIFSGYAFAQMEVSGSSSSSSVTKKKQVPRQNHTKWSPKLRLSVYFLLATNIPMALYMSLFHQRGTEDAMNYLSDEAYKGRVKSILFLMPCHSTPYYSTLHRNIPMQFLDCTPSAEKGELDESDQFLVNPLGFASELARNWSEPPSHIVLFASEETKLRDFMIQHSFKEVRRFFHAHFKVDRDLQSSVVVYVVNHAFP; translated from the exons ATGGCAAACtggttcatcttcttctgtttgaaCCGTACCTTTTCAAACTGTTTGGAGACTGTTCTTACCATCATGGGGCTGTACTACTGGCCTTGTATTAGAGATTCTTCAATAGACTATCCCGTGAATCGGAAGTGGGGTTTGGTCATAGCGGCCCTAGCATGTGCCATAAGGCCAACTAGTGCAGTCATATGGTTATACGTTGGGATGCTCGAGCTATTTTTGACACCTAATAAGGTCAAATTCATCATTCTAGAGGTGATCCCGATTGG ATCTTTGGTCCTCGGTTTCACCTGTTTGTTGGACCGTCTGATGTACGGCTCGTGGGTCATTGTGCCTCTCAATTTTCTGAAGTTTAATTTCCTTTCGTCTGGTGGAGACTATTACGGAACTCACCCATGGCACTGGTACTTCACCCAGGGATTTCTTGTCATGCTTTTCACTTTCACACCATTCTCCATTGCTGGAATTATCAAGTCTAAGAATCAGAAGCTTTCAGCTCTTATTCTATGGGTCTTAGCAATATACAGCATACTCGGCCATAAGGAATTCAG GTTTGTCCTGCCTGTGCTACCCATAGCTTTGATATTCTCTGGGTATGCATTTGCTCAAATGGAAGTATctggttcatcatcatcatcatcagtcaCTAAAAAGAAGCAAGTCCCTCGACAGAACCATACCAAGTGGTCTCCCAAACTAAGACTTTCAGTCTATTTTTTGCTTGCTACCAATATTCCAATGGCACTATACATGAGTTTATTCCACCAG AGAGGAACTGAGGATGCGATGAATTACTTATCGGATGAAGCATACAAAGGCAGAGTAAAGAGCATTCTCTTTCTCATGCCGTGCCATTCTACTCCCTATTATTCCACTCTCCATCGTAACATTCCAATGCAATTTCTCGACTGCACTCCAAG TGCAGAGAAGGGAGAACTTGATGAGTCGGATCAGTTCTTAGTAAACCCTTTAGGTTTTGCATCAGAGTTAGCTAGAAACTGGTCAGAGCCGCCTAGTCATATTGTATTGTTTGcatcagaagaaacaaaactcagAGATTTCATGATCCAACATTCCTTTAAAGAG GTAAGGAGGTTTTTCCACGCGCATTTCAAGGTAGATCGAGATCTTCAATCCTCAGTGGTCGTCTATGTTGTAAACCACGCATTCCCATAA
- a CDS encoding Alg9-like mannosyltransferase family (Alg9-like mannosyltransferase family; FUNCTIONS IN: mannosyltransferase activity, transferase activity, transferring glycosyl groups; INVOLVED IN: GPI anchor biosynthetic process, GPI anchor metabolic process; LOCATED IN: endoplasmic reticulum membrane, intrinsic to endoplasmic reticulum membrane; EXPRESSED IN: 22 plant structures; EXPRESSED DURING: 12 growth stages; CONTAINS InterPro DOMAIN/s: Alg9-like mannosyltransferase (InterPro:IPR005599); Has 30201 Blast hits to 17322 proteins in 780 species: Archae - 12; Bacteria - 1396; Metazoa - 17338; Fungi - 3422; Plants - 5037; Viruses - 0; Other Eukaryotes - 2996 (source: NCBI BLink).) produces the protein MDIRKRKNAGGDGDGGADGASVNVGDEPDSFGGRIGSPRRIFLFCLAFRVVNALLIQTYFNPDEHWQSLEVAHRTIFGYGYMTWEWKRGIRSYLHPMLFAFLYKLLQVTGLDTPYIMIKAPRLMQSIFSAIGDLYLYKLSDALYGGNVATWSLFCQMANWFIFFCLNRTFSNCLETVLTIMGLYYWPCIRDSSIDYPVNRKWGLVIAALACAIRPTSAVIWLYVGMLELFLTPNKVKFIILEVIPIGSLVLGFTCLLDRLMYGSWVIVPLNFLKFNFLSSGGDYYGTHPWHWYFTQGFLVMLFTFTPFSIAGIIKSKNQKLSALILWVLAIYSILGHKEFRFVLPVLPIALIFSGYAFAQMEVSGSSSSSSVTKKKQVPRQNHTKWSPKLRLSVYFLLATNIPMALYMSLFHQRGTEDAMNYLSDEAYKGRVKSILFLMPCHSTPYYSTLHRNIPMQFLDCTPSAEKGELDESDQFLVNPLGFASELARNWSEPPSHIVLFASEETKLRDFMIQHSFKEVRRFFHAHFKVDRDLQSSVVVYVVNHAFP, from the exons ATGGATATAAGGAAGCGGAAGAACGCCGGCGGCGATGGCGACGGTGGCGCCGATGGCGCGTCAGTTAATGTCGGAGATGAACCTGATTCGTTTGGTGGTCGAATAGGATCTCCGAGGAGGATATTCTTGTTCTGCTTGGCGTTTCGTGTGGTAAATGCATTGTTGATTCAGACTTATTTCAATCCTGACGAACATTGGCAATCACTTGAAGTAGCTCACCGCACCATATTTGG GTATGGTTATATGACATGGGAGTGGAAAAGAGGAATACGAAGCTATTTGCATCCAATGTTGTTCGCATTCTTGTATAAACTTCTACAAGTTACTGGCCTTGATACTCCCTACATAATG ATCAAAGCCCCACGTCTTATGCAATCCATATTTTCAGCTATTGGTGATCTCTATTTGTATAAACTCTCTGATGCTTTATATGGAGGAAATGTTGCAACTTGGTCT CTCTTTTGTCAAATGGCAAACtggttcatcttcttctgtttgaaCCGTACCTTTTCAAACTGTTTGGAGACTGTTCTTACCATCATGGGGCTGTACTACTGGCCTTGTATTAGAGATTCTTCAATAGACTATCCCGTGAATCGGAAGTGGGGTTTGGTCATAGCGGCCCTAGCATGTGCCATAAGGCCAACTAGTGCAGTCATATGGTTATACGTTGGGATGCTCGAGCTATTTTTGACACCTAATAAGGTCAAATTCATCATTCTAGAGGTGATCCCGATTGG ATCTTTGGTCCTCGGTTTCACCTGTTTGTTGGACCGTCTGATGTACGGCTCGTGGGTCATTGTGCCTCTCAATTTTCTGAAGTTTAATTTCCTTTCGTCTGGTGGAGACTATTACGGAACTCACCCATGGCACTGGTACTTCACCCAGGGATTTCTTGTCATGCTTTTCACTTTCACACCATTCTCCATTGCTGGAATTATCAAGTCTAAGAATCAGAAGCTTTCAGCTCTTATTCTATGGGTCTTAGCAATATACAGCATACTCGGCCATAAGGAATTCAG GTTTGTCCTGCCTGTGCTACCCATAGCTTTGATATTCTCTGGGTATGCATTTGCTCAAATGGAAGTATctggttcatcatcatcatcatcagtcaCTAAAAAGAAGCAAGTCCCTCGACAGAACCATACCAAGTGGTCTCCCAAACTAAGACTTTCAGTCTATTTTTTGCTTGCTACCAATATTCCAATGGCACTATACATGAGTTTATTCCACCAG AGAGGAACTGAGGATGCGATGAATTACTTATCGGATGAAGCATACAAAGGCAGAGTAAAGAGCATTCTCTTTCTCATGCCGTGCCATTCTACTCCCTATTATTCCACTCTCCATCGTAACATTCCAATGCAATTTCTCGACTGCACTCCAAG TGCAGAGAAGGGAGAACTTGATGAGTCGGATCAGTTCTTAGTAAACCCTTTAGGTTTTGCATCAGAGTTAGCTAGAAACTGGTCAGAGCCGCCTAGTCATATTGTATTGTTTGcatcagaagaaacaaaactcagAGATTTCATGATCCAACATTCCTTTAAAGAG GTAAGGAGGTTTTTCCACGCGCATTTCAAGGTAGATCGAGATCTTCAATCCTCAGTGGTCGTCTATGTTGTAAACCACGCATTCCCATAA
- a CDS encoding Alg9-like mannosyltransferase family encodes MTWEWKRGIRSYLHPMLFAFLYKLLQVTGLDTPYIMIKAPRLMQSIFSAIGDLYLYKLSDALYGGNVATWSLFCQMANWFIFFCLNRTFSNCLETVLTIMGLYYWPCIRDSSIDYPVNRKWGLVIAALACAIRPTSAVIWLYVGMLELFLTPNKVKFIILEVIPIGSLVLGFTCLLDRLMYGSWVIVPLNFLKFNFLSSGGDYYGTHPWHWYFTQGFLVMLFTFTPFSIAGIIKSKNQKLSALILWVLAIYSILGHKEFRFVLPVLPIALIFSGYAFAQMEVSGSSSSSSVTKKKQVPRQNHTKWSPKLRLSVYFLLATNIPMALYMSLFHQRGTEDAMNYLSDEAYKGRVKSILFLMPCHSTPYYSTLHRNIPMQFLDCTPSAEKGELDESDQFLVNPLGFASELARNWSEPPSHIVLFASEETKLRDFMIQHSFKEVRRFFHAHFKVDRDLQSSVVVYVVNHAFP; translated from the exons ATGACATGGGAGTGGAAAAGAGGAATACGAAGCTATTTGCATCCAATGTTGTTCGCATTCTTGTATAAACTTCTACAAGTTACTGGCCTTGATACTCCCTACATAATG ATCAAAGCCCCACGTCTTATGCAATCCATATTTTCAGCTATTGGTGATCTCTATTTGTATAAACTCTCTGATGCTTTATATGGAGGAAATGTTGCAACTTGGTCT CTCTTTTGTCAAATGGCAAACtggttcatcttcttctgtttgaaCCGTACCTTTTCAAACTGTTTGGAGACTGTTCTTACCATCATGGGGCTGTACTACTGGCCTTGTATTAGAGATTCTTCAATAGACTATCCCGTGAATCGGAAGTGGGGTTTGGTCATAGCGGCCCTAGCATGTGCCATAAGGCCAACTAGTGCAGTCATATGGTTATACGTTGGGATGCTCGAGCTATTTTTGACACCTAATAAGGTCAAATTCATCATTCTAGAGGTGATCCCGATTGG ATCTTTGGTCCTCGGTTTCACCTGTTTGTTGGACCGTCTGATGTACGGCTCGTGGGTCATTGTGCCTCTCAATTTTCTGAAGTTTAATTTCCTTTCGTCTGGTGGAGACTATTACGGAACTCACCCATGGCACTGGTACTTCACCCAGGGATTTCTTGTCATGCTTTTCACTTTCACACCATTCTCCATTGCTGGAATTATCAAGTCTAAGAATCAGAAGCTTTCAGCTCTTATTCTATGGGTCTTAGCAATATACAGCATACTCGGCCATAAGGAATTCAG GTTTGTCCTGCCTGTGCTACCCATAGCTTTGATATTCTCTGGGTATGCATTTGCTCAAATGGAAGTATctggttcatcatcatcatcatcagtcaCTAAAAAGAAGCAAGTCCCTCGACAGAACCATACCAAGTGGTCTCCCAAACTAAGACTTTCAGTCTATTTTTTGCTTGCTACCAATATTCCAATGGCACTATACATGAGTTTATTCCACCAG AGAGGAACTGAGGATGCGATGAATTACTTATCGGATGAAGCATACAAAGGCAGAGTAAAGAGCATTCTCTTTCTCATGCCGTGCCATTCTACTCCCTATTATTCCACTCTCCATCGTAACATTCCAATGCAATTTCTCGACTGCACTCCAAG TGCAGAGAAGGGAGAACTTGATGAGTCGGATCAGTTCTTAGTAAACCCTTTAGGTTTTGCATCAGAGTTAGCTAGAAACTGGTCAGAGCCGCCTAGTCATATTGTATTGTTTGcatcagaagaaacaaaactcagAGATTTCATGATCCAACATTCCTTTAAAGAG GTAAGGAGGTTTTTCCACGCGCATTTCAAGGTAGATCGAGATCTTCAATCCTCAGTGGTCGTCTATGTTGTAAACCACGCATTCCCATAA
- a CDS encoding Alg9-like mannosyltransferase family (Alg9-like mannosyltransferase family; FUNCTIONS IN: mannosyltransferase activity, transferase activity, transferring glycosyl groups; INVOLVED IN: GPI anchor biosynthetic process, GPI anchor metabolic process; LOCATED IN: endoplasmic reticulum membrane, intrinsic to endoplasmic reticulum membrane; EXPRESSED IN: 22 plant structures; EXPRESSED DURING: 12 growth stages; CONTAINS InterPro DOMAIN/s: Alg9-like mannosyltransferase (InterPro:IPR005599); Has 1101 Blast hits to 1081 proteins in 222 species: Archae - 0; Bacteria - 46; Metazoa - 380; Fungi - 409; Plants - 121; Viruses - 0; Other Eukaryotes - 145 (source: NCBI BLink).) has product MDIRKRKNAGGDGDGGADGASVNVGDEPDSFGGRIGSPRRIFLFCLAFRVVNALLIQTYFNPDEHWQSLEVAHRTIFGYGYMTWEWKRGIRSYLHPMLFAFLYKLLQVTGLDTPYIMIKAPRLMQSIFSAIGDLYLYKLSDALYGGNVATWSLFCQMANWFIFFCLNRTFSNCLETVLTIMGLYYWPCIRDSSIDYPVNRKWGLVIAALACAIRPTSAVIWLYVGMLELFLTPNKVKFIILEVIPIGSLVLGFTCLLDRLMYGSWVIVPLNFLKFNFLSSGGDYYGTHPWHWYFTQGFLVMLFTFTPFSIAGIIKSKNQKLSALILWVLAIYSILGHKEFRFVLPVLPIALIFSGYAFAQMEVSGSSSSSSVTKKKQVPRQNHTKWSPKLRLSVYFLLATNIPMALYMSLFHQRGTEDAMNYLSDEAYKGRVKSILFLMPCHSTPYYSTLHRNIPMQFLDCTPSAEKGELDESDQFLVNPLGFASELARNWSEPPSHIVLFASEETKLRDFMIQHSFKEARGFSTRISR; this is encoded by the exons ATGGATATAAGGAAGCGGAAGAACGCCGGCGGCGATGGCGACGGTGGCGCCGATGGCGCGTCAGTTAATGTCGGAGATGAACCTGATTCGTTTGGTGGTCGAATAGGATCTCCGAGGAGGATATTCTTGTTCTGCTTGGCGTTTCGTGTGGTAAATGCATTGTTGATTCAGACTTATTTCAATCCTGACGAACATTGGCAATCACTTGAAGTAGCTCACCGCACCATATTTGG GTATGGTTATATGACATGGGAGTGGAAAAGAGGAATACGAAGCTATTTGCATCCAATGTTGTTCGCATTCTTGTATAAACTTCTACAAGTTACTGGCCTTGATACTCCCTACATAATG ATCAAAGCCCCACGTCTTATGCAATCCATATTTTCAGCTATTGGTGATCTCTATTTGTATAAACTCTCTGATGCTTTATATGGAGGAAATGTTGCAACTTGGTCT CTCTTTTGTCAAATGGCAAACtggttcatcttcttctgtttgaaCCGTACCTTTTCAAACTGTTTGGAGACTGTTCTTACCATCATGGGGCTGTACTACTGGCCTTGTATTAGAGATTCTTCAATAGACTATCCCGTGAATCGGAAGTGGGGTTTGGTCATAGCGGCCCTAGCATGTGCCATAAGGCCAACTAGTGCAGTCATATGGTTATACGTTGGGATGCTCGAGCTATTTTTGACACCTAATAAGGTCAAATTCATCATTCTAGAGGTGATCCCGATTGG ATCTTTGGTCCTCGGTTTCACCTGTTTGTTGGACCGTCTGATGTACGGCTCGTGGGTCATTGTGCCTCTCAATTTTCTGAAGTTTAATTTCCTTTCGTCTGGTGGAGACTATTACGGAACTCACCCATGGCACTGGTACTTCACCCAGGGATTTCTTGTCATGCTTTTCACTTTCACACCATTCTCCATTGCTGGAATTATCAAGTCTAAGAATCAGAAGCTTTCAGCTCTTATTCTATGGGTCTTAGCAATATACAGCATACTCGGCCATAAGGAATTCAG GTTTGTCCTGCCTGTGCTACCCATAGCTTTGATATTCTCTGGGTATGCATTTGCTCAAATGGAAGTATctggttcatcatcatcatcatcagtcaCTAAAAAGAAGCAAGTCCCTCGACAGAACCATACCAAGTGGTCTCCCAAACTAAGACTTTCAGTCTATTTTTTGCTTGCTACCAATATTCCAATGGCACTATACATGAGTTTATTCCACCAG AGAGGAACTGAGGATGCGATGAATTACTTATCGGATGAAGCATACAAAGGCAGAGTAAAGAGCATTCTCTTTCTCATGCCGTGCCATTCTACTCCCTATTATTCCACTCTCCATCGTAACATTCCAATGCAATTTCTCGACTGCACTCCAAG TGCAGAGAAGGGAGAACTTGATGAGTCGGATCAGTTCTTAGTAAACCCTTTAGGTTTTGCATCAGAGTTAGCTAGAAACTGGTCAGAGCCGCCTAGTCATATTGTATTGTTTGcatcagaagaaacaaaactcagAGATTTCATGATCCAACATTCCTTTAAAGAGGCAA GAGGTTTTTCCACGCGCATTTCAAGGTAG
- a CDS encoding Alg9-like mannosyltransferase family: MDIRKRKNAGGDGDGGADGASVNVGDEPDSFGGRIGSPRRIFLFCLAFRVVNALLIQTYFNPDEHWQSLEVAHRTIFGYGYMTWEWKRGIRSYLHPMLFAFLYKLLQVTGLDTPYIMIKAPRLMQSIFSAIGDLYLYKLSDALYGGNVATWSLFCQMANWFIFFCLNRTFSNCLETVLTIMGLYYWPCIRDSSIDYPVNRKWGLVIAALACAIRPTSAVIWLYVGMLELFLTPNKVKFIILEVIPIGSLVLGFTCLLDRLMYGSWVIVPLNFLKFNFLSSGGDYYGTHPWHWYFTQGFLVMLFTFTPFSIAGIIKSKNQKLSALILWVLAIYSILGHKEFRFVLPVLPIALIFSGYAFAQMEVSGSSSSSSVTKKKQVPRQNHTKWSPKLRLSVYFLLATNIPMALYMSLFHQRGTEDAMNYLSDEAYKGRVKSILFLMPCHSTPYYSTLHRNIPMQFLDCTPSAEKGELDESDQFLVNPLGFASELARNWSEPPSHIVLFASEETKLRDFMIQHSFKEAS, translated from the exons ATGGATATAAGGAAGCGGAAGAACGCCGGCGGCGATGGCGACGGTGGCGCCGATGGCGCGTCAGTTAATGTCGGAGATGAACCTGATTCGTTTGGTGGTCGAATAGGATCTCCGAGGAGGATATTCTTGTTCTGCTTGGCGTTTCGTGTGGTAAATGCATTGTTGATTCAGACTTATTTCAATCCTGACGAACATTGGCAATCACTTGAAGTAGCTCACCGCACCATATTTGG GTATGGTTATATGACATGGGAGTGGAAAAGAGGAATACGAAGCTATTTGCATCCAATGTTGTTCGCATTCTTGTATAAACTTCTACAAGTTACTGGCCTTGATACTCCCTACATAATG ATCAAAGCCCCACGTCTTATGCAATCCATATTTTCAGCTATTGGTGATCTCTATTTGTATAAACTCTCTGATGCTTTATATGGAGGAAATGTTGCAACTTGGTCT CTCTTTTGTCAAATGGCAAACtggttcatcttcttctgtttgaaCCGTACCTTTTCAAACTGTTTGGAGACTGTTCTTACCATCATGGGGCTGTACTACTGGCCTTGTATTAGAGATTCTTCAATAGACTATCCCGTGAATCGGAAGTGGGGTTTGGTCATAGCGGCCCTAGCATGTGCCATAAGGCCAACTAGTGCAGTCATATGGTTATACGTTGGGATGCTCGAGCTATTTTTGACACCTAATAAGGTCAAATTCATCATTCTAGAGGTGATCCCGATTGG ATCTTTGGTCCTCGGTTTCACCTGTTTGTTGGACCGTCTGATGTACGGCTCGTGGGTCATTGTGCCTCTCAATTTTCTGAAGTTTAATTTCCTTTCGTCTGGTGGAGACTATTACGGAACTCACCCATGGCACTGGTACTTCACCCAGGGATTTCTTGTCATGCTTTTCACTTTCACACCATTCTCCATTGCTGGAATTATCAAGTCTAAGAATCAGAAGCTTTCAGCTCTTATTCTATGGGTCTTAGCAATATACAGCATACTCGGCCATAAGGAATTCAG GTTTGTCCTGCCTGTGCTACCCATAGCTTTGATATTCTCTGGGTATGCATTTGCTCAAATGGAAGTATctggttcatcatcatcatcatcagtcaCTAAAAAGAAGCAAGTCCCTCGACAGAACCATACCAAGTGGTCTCCCAAACTAAGACTTTCAGTCTATTTTTTGCTTGCTACCAATATTCCAATGGCACTATACATGAGTTTATTCCACCAG AGAGGAACTGAGGATGCGATGAATTACTTATCGGATGAAGCATACAAAGGCAGAGTAAAGAGCATTCTCTTTCTCATGCCGTGCCATTCTACTCCCTATTATTCCACTCTCCATCGTAACATTCCAATGCAATTTCTCGACTGCACTCCAAG TGCAGAGAAGGGAGAACTTGATGAGTCGGATCAGTTCTTAGTAAACCCTTTAGGTTTTGCATCAGAGTTAGCTAGAAACTGGTCAGAGCCGCCTAGTCATATTGTATTGTTTGcatcagaagaaacaaaactcagAGATTTCATGATCCAACATTCCTTTAAAGAGGCAAGTTAG